One segment of Carya illinoinensis cultivar Pawnee chromosome 13, C.illinoinensisPawnee_v1, whole genome shotgun sequence DNA contains the following:
- the LOC122292510 gene encoding fasciclin-like arabinogalactan protein 12, with amino-acid sequence MMTKPGVFSLQILLLFLFHVINTLAQPTAAPVQSTAAPTPPANAPAKPATAPSSPATPPASLAKPPIQSAKAPAQSVQVPVQKGSMDVTKILAKAHGYTVFIRLLKSTGLAAQLYGQLNNSNNGFTIFAPTDSAFSNLKPGTINSLSDLQKTQLIQFHILNSVIGLSNFQTLSNPVPTEAGDTSAGEFPLNVTTAGNQVNISTGLVNTTMGGTIYLDNHLAIYRVDSVLLPLDIFSPKPKKAAAPKPALTESNTTTAADGPSAAAAAGATDSASTTDTDAAKVNVSGAVSLSTNKILLPIGIALVAFFVAKRT; translated from the coding sequence ATGATGACCAAACCCGGTGTCTTTTCCCTCCAAATTctacttctttttctcttccatgTTATTAACACTTTAGCTCAGCCCACCGCGGCTCCAGTCCAATCCACTGCGGCTCCAACTCCACCTGCCAATGCTCCAGCCAAGCCCGCCACGGCCCCAAGCTCACCTGCCACGCCTCCTGCCTCACTTGCTAAGCCTCCAATCCAATCTGCTAAGGCGCCTGCCCAGTCTGTCCAAGTACCTGTACAAAAAGGCTCGATGGACGTCACAAAAATCCTTGCAAAGGCACACGGTTATACAGTCTTTATTCGCCTATTAAAAAGCACCGGATTGGCAGCGCAACTTTACGGGCAACTCAACAATTCGAACAATGGCTTTACCATCTTTGCACCTACAGATTCAGCATTTTCGAATCTCAAACCAGGCACTATAAACTCTCTATCTGACCTACAAAAGACCCAGCTAATACAATTTCACATCTTGAACTCCGTGATTGGTCTGTCCAACTTTCAAACTCTAAGCAATCCAGTGCCAACAGAGGCCGGTGATACTAGCGCCGGAGAATTTCCCCTAAATGTGACCACTGCCGGCAACCAAGTGAACATTTCGACCGGCCTTGTGAATACCACAATGGGTGGTACAATATATTTGGATAACCACCTAGCGATATATCGAGTGGATAGTGTTCTTCTTCCACTTGATATTTTTTCTCCGAAGCCTAAAAAGGCAGCTGCCCCGAAACCAGCATTGACAGAATCAAATACTACGACTGCTGCAGATGGTccatctgctgctgctgctgctggtgCTACTGATTCCGCTTCTACAACGGACACCGATGCTGCCAAAGTAAATGTGTCGGGTGCAGTAAGCCTGAGTACGAACAAAATCTTGTTACCCATCGGAATTGCTTTGGTTGCATTCTTTGTGGCAAAACGAACTTGA
- the LOC122292454 gene encoding fasciclin-like arabinogalactan protein 12: protein MTKSGVFSLSILLVFLFHVINTLAQPTAAPVQSTAAPTPPANAPAKPAKPPTSAATPPASPAKPPIQSAKAPAQSVQVPVQKGSIDVTKILAKARGYAVFIRLLKSTGLAAQLYGQLNSSNNGFTIFAPTDTAFSNLKPGTINSLSDLQKTQLIQFHILNSVIGLSNFQTLSNPVPTEAGDTSAGQFPLNVTTAGNQVNISTGLVNTTMGGTIYLDNHLAIYRVDSVLLPLDIFSPQPKKAAAPKPSLADSNTTTAADSPSGAAAAATDSSSTTDTDAAKVNASGAVSLSTNKILFPIGIALVAFFMAKGT, encoded by the coding sequence ATGACCAAGAGCGGTGTCTTTTCACTCTCAATTCTACTTGTTTTTCTCTTCCATGTTATTAACACTTTAGCCCAGCCCACTGCGGCTCCAGTCCAATCCACCGCAGCTCCAACCCCACCCGCCAATGCTCCAGCCAAGCCGGCAAAACCCCCAACCTCGGCCGCCACGCCTCCCGCTTCACCTGCCAAGCCTCCAATCCAATCCGCCAAGGCGCCTGCCCAATCCGTCCAAGTACCTGTACAAAAAGGTTCCATTGACGTCACAAAAATTCTTGCAAAGGCCCGTGGTTACGCAGTCTTTATCCGCCTCTTAAAGAGTACCGGACTTGCCGCGCAACTATACGGACAACTCAACAGTTCAAACAATGGGTTTACCATCTTTGCACCTACGGATACTGCATTTTCAAACCTCAAACCCGGCACTATAAACTCTCTATCTGACCTACAAAAGACCCAGCTAATACAATTTCACATCTTGAACTCTGTGATTGGTTTGTCCAATTTCCAAACTCTAAGCAATCCAGTGCCAACAGAGGCAGGTGATACTAGCGCCGGACAATTCCCCCTAAATGTGACCACTGCCGGCAACCAAGTGAACATCTCGACTGGCCTTGTGAATACCACAATGGGTGGTACAATATATTTGGATAACCATCTAGCGATATATCGAGTGGACAGTGTGCTTCTTCCACTGGACATTTTTTCTCCTCAGCCTAAAAAGGCTGCTGCCCCTAAACCATCATTGGCAGACTCAAATACTACGACTGCTGCAGACAGTCCATCtggtgctgctgctgctgctactgATTCTTCTTCTACAACGGACACCGATGCTGCCAAAGTAAACGCGTCTGGTGCAGTGAGCCTCAGtacaaacaaaattttgttCCCGATCGGAATTGCTTTGGTTGCATTCTTTATGGCGAAAGGAACCTGA